Proteins encoded together in one candidate division WOR-3 bacterium window:
- a CDS encoding tRNA 2-thiocytidine biosynthesis TtcA family protein — MFDRWLYKRSFSLFKKALEEYSLLQDKEKVLVGVSGGADSIVLAHLFSVYNLRRNKNWNLLAVHIDPGFPDWNTRKIVKFFEEIKIPYIISKIDVPKKLAQINKRKQKYCFFCSRQRRKRLFEIADQQGIKKIALAHHLEDVNETFLLNLFYASEITTFVPKQEFFQNRFYIIRPLYFFDKTLILNYLKGHGLRPINNHCPYENIGERNRIRKFLNQLYKKDPRIKTNIFWGIKNIKINYLP; from the coding sequence ATGTTTGATAGGTGGCTTTATAAGAGAAGTTTTTCTTTATTTAAAAAAGCTTTAGAAGAATATAGTCTATTACAAGATAAAGAAAAAGTTTTAGTTGGTGTTTCGGGTGGTGCAGATAGTATTGTGCTTGCGCATCTTTTCAGTGTTTATAATCTACGCAGAAATAAAAATTGGAATTTATTGGCAGTTCATATTGACCCAGGTTTTCCAGACTGGAATACAAGAAAGATAGTTAAATTTTTTGAAGAAATAAAGATACCATACATAATATCAAAAATTGATGTGCCGAAAAAACTTGCCCAGATAAATAAAAGAAAGCAAAAATATTGCTTTTTCTGTTCACGGCAACGAAGGAAGAGATTATTTGAGATTGCTGACCAACAAGGAATTAAAAAAATTGCATTAGCACACCACTTAGAAGACGTTAACGAAACTTTTCTATTAAACCTGTTTTATGCTTCAGAAATAACAACTTTTGTTCCGAAACAAGAATTTTTTCAAAATCGATTTTACATAATTCGTCCGCTATATTTCTTTGACAAAACCCTAATTTTGAATTATCTTAAAGGACATGGACTACGACCAATTAACAATCATTGTCCTTATGAGAATATCGGCGAAAGAAACCGAATTCGTAAATTTCTTAACCAGTTATATAAAAAAGACCCCAGAATAAAAACTAACATTTTCTGGGGAATTAAGAATATTAAGATTAATTACCTGCCATGA
- a CDS encoding MFS transporter: MVNKHNDIEEQELNNLSNTPETTISQLTTNTYRYKEKSHFLSVLKLRNFMIFSLSQAISLFGDKLDYMALLAMIAFYSEQYGWQSARAISYLSVIITLPTILLGPLAGVLVDRWNRLKVLIFCDSCRAIMVFLIPLIVIRTGSLYLVYSIAFLVFLFGLFFNTARLSIIPNLVAKRRLLAANSFMNFVGRISTFLGMFLGGLIVDWQAWHKIGIKYSWSAGFYLDALTYCFSVLGLILIAMRTNVFGQKFLQAEELRSAKKIPDFRPLISSAHIQEKKTIEELKLAFKYISRTPKVLFVFATIFLLVIIGATAFVLLVPLIQSANTNLGFGVGTKGVGFVAAAGAVGLVLSSMSFGLIGHRTNKQYMIISAFLLLGIITILIPSLNSFIALLPLAFGAGLLISPIFIIQDTILHETVPDGVRGRIFSAREWLLHLSFGLACLIVGELTNFFSNQHLMYFTGTLVVIISIIGLFLIKKGYTNRTLR; this comes from the coding sequence ATGGTAAATAAACACAACGATATTGAAGAGCAAGAATTAAATAATTTATCCAATACACCAGAAACCACTATTAGCCAATTAACAACTAACACATATCGATATAAAGAAAAGAGCCATTTTCTTTCGGTTCTCAAGCTCCGTAATTTTATGATTTTCAGTCTATCTCAAGCGATTTCGCTTTTTGGTGATAAACTTGATTATATGGCTTTATTAGCAATGATTGCTTTCTATTCAGAACAATACGGTTGGCAGAGTGCGCGGGCGATTTCATACTTATCTGTAATTATTACTTTGCCAACTATACTTTTGGGCCCGTTAGCAGGGGTTTTAGTTGACCGGTGGAATCGACTCAAGGTACTAATTTTTTGTGATAGTTGCCGAGCAATAATGGTTTTCTTAATACCGTTAATCGTTATTAGAACTGGCAGTCTCTATTTAGTCTATTCCATAGCCTTTTTAGTGTTTTTGTTTGGACTCTTTTTTAACACCGCTCGGTTATCAATAATTCCTAATTTAGTTGCTAAACGTCGGCTTTTAGCCGCAAACTCATTTATGAACTTCGTTGGCCGAATCTCAACATTTTTAGGAATGTTTTTAGGTGGTTTAATCGTTGATTGGCAGGCCTGGCATAAAATTGGTATCAAGTACAGTTGGAGTGCAGGATTTTATCTTGATGCGCTAACTTATTGTTTCTCTGTATTAGGGCTGATATTAATTGCTATGAGAACTAATGTTTTTGGTCAAAAATTTCTCCAAGCCGAAGAATTGCGTTCAGCAAAAAAAATTCCCGATTTCCGACCTTTGATTTCGTCAGCGCACATACAGGAAAAGAAAACAATTGAAGAATTAAAATTAGCATTTAAATATATTAGTCGTACCCCTAAGGTACTTTTCGTTTTTGCCACAATTTTTTTATTAGTTATCATTGGGGCAACCGCTTTTGTTTTATTAGTACCTCTTATACAAAGTGCTAACACGAATTTAGGCTTCGGCGTCGGAACTAAAGGTGTCGGATTTGTTGCTGCGGCGGGGGCGGTGGGATTAGTATTAAGTTCAATGAGTTTTGGATTAATTGGTCACCGTACTAATAAACAATATATGATAATTAGTGCTTTTTTACTTTTGGGAATAATTACAATCCTTATTCCATCATTAAATAGTTTTATTGCTTTATTGCCGTTAGCGTTTGGAGCCGGGCTTTTAATCTCACCAATATTTATTATTCAAGATACGATATTACATGAAACGGTTCCGGATGGAGTGCGGGGAAGAATTTTCTCGGCTCGTGAATGGTTGTTACATTTATCGTTTGGATTGGCTTGTTTAATAGTAGGCGAATTAACCAACTTTTTCTCTAATCAACATTTAATGTATTTTACTGGAACTTTAGTTGTTATAATTAGTATAATCGGACTCTTTTTGATTAAAAAAGGTTACACTAACCGCACTTTACGATAG
- a CDS encoding glycosyltransferase family 4 protein has product MKTNRFKICMVSDTYFPYIGGIPEHIYNLSHTLREHGHTVKILTARFSARLVKSLPYLPDEEFVYRIGDALLIRANKSFARLTIGWRLSDKVEKFFEKENFDIIHIHGSLAPTLPILAIRHSSAINVITFHATHPKDKNYLFFRPLLLPYIRKLHGKIAVSSSARDSNMYYFSGECRIIPNGVNIKLYNPSVPRLEKFFDKRPKILFLGRFEPRKGLKYLLQALPIVKKEIPEILLIVVGAGVLGYAYQEYIAKEVKGNIYFAGLIRDEEKPRYYASCDVFCAPSIGYESFGIVLLEAMACGKPIVASDIPGYRTIIEDGKEGFLVQPKCPEEIADRLLKILKNPELAKKMGEQGYKKSLNYSWERVARQVEDYYLELFQQYPYYKRRYAI; this is encoded by the coding sequence ATGAAGACTAATCGATTTAAGATTTGTATGGTCTCTGATACTTATTTTCCGTATATCGGAGGTATTCCGGAACATATTTATAATTTATCGCATACACTTCGTGAACATGGACATACAGTTAAGATTTTAACTGCCCGATTTAGTGCTCGGCTTGTTAAATCCCTGCCGTATTTACCCGACGAAGAATTTGTTTACCGTATCGGGGATGCCCTGCTTATTCGCGCCAATAAATCATTTGCTCGTTTAACCATTGGCTGGCGTCTCTCGGATAAGGTTGAGAAATTTTTTGAAAAAGAGAATTTTGATATAATTCATATTCATGGCTCATTAGCGCCCACTTTACCAATCCTGGCAATTCGTCATTCTTCGGCAATTAATGTTATCACATTCCACGCAACGCATCCTAAAGATAAGAATTATTTATTTTTCCGACCACTGCTTTTACCGTATATAAGAAAACTACACGGAAAAATTGCAGTCTCTTCCTCGGCTCGAGACTCTAATATGTATTATTTTTCTGGAGAATGTCGGATTATTCCGAATGGCGTCAATATAAAATTATATAATCCATCAGTCCCACGATTAGAAAAATTTTTCGATAAGCGACCGAAAATTTTGTTTTTAGGCCGATTTGAACCTCGCAAGGGACTAAAATATCTTTTACAAGCATTACCCATAGTCAAAAAAGAAATTCCGGAAATTTTACTCATCGTGGTCGGGGCTGGCGTTTTAGGCTATGCCTATCAAGAATACATTGCCAAAGAAGTTAAGGGAAACATATATTTTGCTGGTTTAATTCGGGATGAAGAAAAACCGCGTTATTATGCAAGTTGTGATGTCTTCTGCGCTCCATCAATCGGTTATGAAAGTTTTGGTATTGTGCTGTTAGAAGCAATGGCTTGTGGTAAACCCATTGTTGCATCAGATATTCCTGGTTACCGAACAATCATTGAGGATGGCAAAGAGGGTTTTTTAGTCCAGCCTAAATGTCCAGAAGAAATTGCAGACCGATTATTAAAGATTTTAAAAAATCCCGAATTAGCAAAAAAAATGGGTGAACAAGGTTATAAAAAATCTTTGAATTATTCTTGGGAGCGAGTTGCCCGACAAGTCGAAGATTATTATCTGGAATTATTTCAACAATATCCTTATTATAAACGACGATATGCAATTTAA